The DNA sequence TCCACTTCTCAACtgaaaaaaccataaaataacCGAAAAAGCCAGTGAGattaatgaaaataaagaagCAAAGCAATGGCCAAAGTTGAAACGGGTTTAACCTCAGTCAGAGAATActtggaaatgtcaaggaatttttaaaatttagggaATACCAAGAAATGTtggggaaaatgacggaagtgtcagaaaaaaattgacaaggcATCTTTATTTGCTCTGTAGAATGGGTTTGATGATGGAAAGCAACTCCTAAACAGAATATCAGTTGTTACAATTAACATTGGCTtgatggcaaaaatacaaatgacattatttgtataatctaacttccatttgatctgtgttaaaaatacttgataATATATCGTTCAGGACCTGATATCCGAACTTTCAGTTGTGTGAATCGTCTTctaactaaaattttgaaaagaaaacctTTTCTTTTCGAGTTAAAATTTGTCTAGTGGCCCAATGGACACCACAAAAGTACACTGACTAATATAGAGCAATGTTGGGAGTGAGCATAACTTcctattttaaaactttttttcaatttttccttttccccatttttgtTGATGAGGAACCAACGAATATCTGCTAGACTGACATGAACAGACTTTCTCATTTCCATAACCGTTTGTCGCCCCTTCAGCCATCCTTGATTCCATATGTTTCAATAGTTGCACATTCGAGAAGTTTCTATTCCATTGAGTGTAAATGACAATGATAACAGAGTTGAACTTATCTTAATTTAAACTTAAtttaaccaaaaaattaaaagggacTTTACTTGTTTCTTCTTTGGCAACTTTCATGTAGAAGGTTTTCTCAACAAACAGCGGACCATTTTCTTTTGGTTCCtacaaacatacaaaaaaacccataaaaatcaacaaatgaCAAATCCTAAGTCTCTGCATCAACATGATAAATTAGTCACGgtgtaaaatttagaaaaaaaggaaacacaccgtgatacaaaaattgattattcCATGTTGTACTTCTTGACAACAGCCATACGGTGGttttagagaaaaatggaaTAATATTGAACCATGAACTATATTTTTAAGTACACTTCTGTCCACAGATCACTTACatatttagacaatgtttaCCGGGAATGTAACCTTACTTATTGGGCGATCATAAAACCAAACAAAACATTTATACAAACAGTACTTGATCCATCACTGATGGATGGATATCCATGTAAAATCTCCAAAATGGCACTGATATTGTTAATTGCCTGCTTGCGCaggcaaaaattttcaagattactttttaaaattgaaaagggcAAAGTCTGATATTGACAAACAAGACTTCATTTGTCATATGTCTTCAAAAACTTACTGCTCCAAAAAAGTTGCAGACAGAGAACACTAGTTAACTTTTTAACAATTAACTTTTtacttttaacaatttaactttttaacaAGCTATTAGATATAATTAGCTCTTGCTGGGTGATGATACTGAACCAGAATGTGGATTGACCATTAAAAAACGAGACCATTTTCTTAGACGAAGAGATTAGttcgtaaaataaaaataagaagttCCCATTgagtaaaatgaagaaaaataagaaaagtacTTACAATTTTTGCAATGTATAAAGGCTTCTTACTCTTACTAGGGTCATTGTTACAGGTTACTGAAACAAAGTGAGGATAAATATGAACATTAGAACCAAAGAATTTAGGGAAAAACAGATGTTACTTTGAAAACGGGTTAAAATGACATACGGCGGTGAAACACTGGAGAAAGTtgaatacatacataaaagccATTTTTACAGCCCTTTCGGGCCATCTGCAACATCTAGCCGCCAATGTCGCTGTCCTCCCAAAGCCCCTTAGGGaattggcactccctcatttcttgCAAAACTTTCTGTCGCCATCCTGttactgggcgtccccttcgtcttctcaaaggaggaacccaatcaagcatcttctttggcAGCATTTCTTTTGTCATGCCTGTACCAGACCAGACTAGCTGTTTGGTCATAGTTTTGAATACATTGTTGTTTTGGATTTCTATAATCTGAcacactctatcattacggacccaaTCTATTCCAGAAATTACTGCTGACCTCATCCAGAAATTACTGCTGACCTCGTCCAGAAATCCACCTTCGTTGAATTTGGCCTTAATAATCATGACTTTACAGCAGGGCGCAATCCTGTCACCATTAAGTGTAGGAAAATTCGTTTGAATCAACTGAAAATTTATACTAACCATCATAAATCTCTCCAAAACCACCTTTCCCGATCGAAGCGCCAATTTTCCATTCTCTTTTCGTGAAGTCTTTAAGCACTTCACCAGCTGGCAAAGGATCAGGGAATGCATAGCCGGTTGCTTTTTTCCCTCTTCCAGCCATTAGTACTTGCACACAAACTGAAAAGTAAAGAATTCAAGTGTTAACTAAAAAACAAAGATGATAAAAAAAGTTAGAGGATAGAAGAATAAGTTGATAAAAGAAGATATAAAAGGATGCAACTTGCGTATTTCCAAATAAAAAACTCATAATCGAGCATGATGCCAcaacttatttcaattactCTATTCATATTTCATCACGAGAAGGAGCTAAGCACAGGCAGATTCTATTCTGAAGGAGGGAAGAGGGATGCCTGATTTCAATAACGACAAAAAAAACATTGACTTTTTCAACTAATCCCTCTCTAGTGATAAGCGTTCAGGTCATACGCAATCCTTTCTCCTAATGATGGCGCGTACACAAGATGCTTGCCTCCCAAGAAAGAGTACAGCAATGAGTTGAAGTTATGATTTAGTGCTGGTCCTTCTTTGGTGTTCCAATATTTGTTAACAATATAATTTTGTGATGAAGAGAGACTCCCAGCTTCGGTTATATTTTGCACCAGTCTTCATACTTCAATGATGGTGGAAAACAGTGGCTACTGACTGCAAAGTTAATCTATGAGTAATATTAGCGAAAAAGTTACGGTGAAAGCGTTATAGTAACTGTTCTTACAAAATTTGGTGAAGAGCGAGAGTTGGACATATACAGAGCTGGTACACTCAATGGCAAGAAACATGCACCGTCCCAAGCTTTGAAAAATGTCTCGCGTCATGCTCTGCGCCGTCAACGCGTGACCAATGAAAAGATAACTTAAAACTATTTAAAGGATCAAATCGTTCCGCAGAATggcaaaatcaaaaatttatcaAGGTCCTCATTGCTTCTAAAGTAGGTTATGTTGTGAGGAAGAGTGATTCCTTTGAAATAGAAATACTTACTGAAACAATAGTGAACTGGAGAAATTAATTGTAGAAATATCAGGCTCAATCAAATTGATATAATGATGAGAAAAGGCGATAACAGAACTTAAGCGGAACTAAACCATGAACTAAACTGAGGTTTGCCAATTCAAGTTTTGAGAATGCCCGCcgaaataaacaataaaacggTTTATGGTGGCAACGAAAAACAACAGAAACCGGAACGAAGCGGCGCGGTGTTGGGGACGGGGAAGGGGAAGGGGTGGTTGCGTGAGGGACATGAGAGGTTATGTTCAATTTTATCACTGTTAtgacatagagaaaaaaaaggaggtgtttgcatttcgggcatcttggaatattttgatgacttgatgacgtaggtgggtacagctgggtacagggacgtccccttcacactgtacccacctacgtcatcaagtcatcaaaatattccaagatgcccgaaatgcaaacacctccttttttttctctatgctgttATGAGTATGACTATTATCAGTACGCACACAGTTTAGGAGTTGTGTTTCTTGGAAATTTATCCTGGTGATTTGGCCGACATACATAATTTCGCGAAAATATATTGCAGTGTCAAAGGTAATGTATGTTATCCTTTATTTTTAGAAAGCCTTCGGTCgaaatttttcacgaaatcaGAATGAACTGGGCAGTATTTAGCCAAAGGGAATAAGGTGTTTTGGCAAAAGGTTTAGCGTTGTAGCTTTTTGGTAGAACACTCTGTAAGGGACCGTGTAAATTCATTGGTTTTTGATTCCTTTGCATGAACCACGTTCAACTCTTAAGCAATCACTAAGAAACCAACTGTTTCCTATCTGTGATCTAAGTTAGCTCATTTGCCAATCAACGAAAAGGAATAAACAACATATTACTCTTTGTCTACATTTGATTTCTTCACTACCAAAATAAGAAAGACCCTCTAAATCATTTCTATGTAAAGTTTAACCCATGAGTGTTCTCTATGTGTATATTATGTGGTATTCTGCAaatcaatttcaatgagaatCTCTCTTCCCTTTCAAGAAAGCTTCTTCCCTTCTACCCAAAATTGCTTGCTGGAATAATGAATTATGAACTCCATTCCCTCCATTATGGCAAGTGCGAAATACCACACATAGCGCTGGCCACCTCAATCTGAATTTAAGTTCTCCCAACAGAAAATTTGTTCATTGCAAACTACTTGTAATTTTAACCAGAGAAAATGCTTTGATCATTGAATGAGAGAACTTTTAAATGCCTTCGTGAAGTCATCTGTAGTCAGGTATTCTGGTCAAAATGCCAAGCAGTGATTACTTCCCGCAACAATTTCGCCTTGGCCAGGCGTGTGAAAATGAGGAAGCTTTGAAAATTCTACATCTATGTCACAGTCACAGAATTGGAtccttttaaacaaaaatattatcaaTCTAAGATCACCAATTAGGATGGATCTAAAGCACTGCAGCGCTTTGAATGACACTCCTTGCAAAGAATAGTTGGTCGGGTATGAAAaccttatttttctctttcctctttAGAGTCCATGCCGAATAAGTTGATGTACTTTCAGAGTGTGACAAAAGATCATCTGTCTTCTGTTGAGTTTCAAAAGTAATTAagtgcaagaatcaagatgatGGATCCTCTGTAACTTTCTAAAAATGCATAAACTTATTTGACAAGAATTCTAACCATTTCATAGTACTTATTAGTGAAATTCTTAAATTATGATTTAAGCAAGAGaattcagaatttttgttttgttttgcagCAACCAAAAATTTTGCTGAGCTAAAATCAATGGCAGCACACAAAAACTATCACAGAGGTCCAAGATCTCAAATGGGTCCTGGAATGATGTATGATCGTTCTAATAATTTTTACATTCAAGATCCAGATGTTTGGTATAGGACATCATCCAGTTTCAATAAAAATCTGTCAAAGATGGCTTATCCATCGAGTGATCAAATCGTGAGTACtcactttttttccctcttctctTAATATTCTAGAAGGAAATTACAAGAGTGCAAGCGAGATAAAAGATGGTATTTTTCATTAAGTGATTTACAAAACCTATACTTACCTGTGTTGTTGCAGGAAGTCATGGGTGGGTCATTACGCGTCAAAAAATTATCCACAATTACACAATTACACAACTCCACAATTACAATTTACACACAATTACAAATACACCACAACTACACACACAATTACAAAAACACAATTACATCACACACACAAATTACAATTACAAAATTCCACAAATTACAATTTACATCACCCGCAATTACACACAAAATGGTCCACAATTTACTTACATCACCCattaaaaatttgtaattatggttatttttgcaaatttggaaGCAATACAAACAAAAACcagtggaaaatattttttttgtatatgATGCTAAATAATGTTTCCTTTTTGGTCCAATCTACTGATTTttcatgaggtttttttttgatAAGTTTGTTTTGGGTAACTTTCAGGTATTGCACTTGTCAAGGGTAGTAAGATTGTATCTTTATTCCCATAAACTGCAATATTGCTATTGAATAATTCccttttttgtctattttaCTAGTTTTTTCcacaagtttttttcaaaaatgatttgttGATGAAATTTGTGTGCAAACAGGGAGTAATTTAATTGatactttctttttataaaGCTTTTATTTTGAACAATGCTACTCACAATCAGGTATCAAAGGTTTATCTgagcttatgactccgttttCTGGGTTTCAGGAGACATCATACATCTATATTCCTAACAGTGGTGTCAGTGCAATCATTGGAACGAGGGGTTCTCAGATCAAGCACATGATGAAAATGAGCGGCACTAGAATTATTATCCCGCctgtggaaaaaaaagttgctgcaTCAACGAGCAAAAGGAAAGTCACCATTGTTGGACCACCGCACTGTCACTATAGGGTAATCTCTTTCGCAAATATGTCTACTTTTTTGCAGGAAAACCTCAAATTCATGACCTGTGCAAAAAACTACGCTTTTAAATTATGTAAATTTCcattcagctttttttttacatggaaactgaccaacgttttttttaaaaaaaaatatgtgtttttttttaaagaaaaaatgtgatttttttttcattcattcgaaaataatcataaaagcTTTTAGGAGGTATCacgatttattttcttttaagaaattacaACATAATCGGAGATTTATAAATGTTACCGTAGAGCtacacatttttcaactttcgtATCAATATTTAGAAAACTTCATCACCTGTTAATCCCAGTCTCATAGCCCTTCAAAGATCATTAGATTCCCTAACTTTAGATCAGCAGAGCATTAAACTTTAAAGCATTTATCTCCTCTAAGAAGGACGATTTTGAAATTGTCTCCTTTAAGAATCGTCTAAACTTGTCCCTTTTCAGATTCTTAGTAAGGAAATCACAAATTTTACGTATGAAGCTGTGTTAatgcattttttcagttttttaagcaaagagctttttttgaacaatGTAAACTCAtagatattgattttttatctGAACTGAAACTGGTTTTTTAAGGTGATTGTCTCATTTCATAAGTAGTGGTGGGTCCTGGGGAAACAAACGGCTCTGGAGTTTTGAAGAATGGAGGTTGACTGTGCACATGAAAAAAGCAAAAGTTCATGTAATCTCAGTCCGTGCTGCAGAGGACCTCACTTACCTCCTCCACTTTTTTTCAAGTAGACAGAGGCCTTGCAGATGCGGATGCTTGAGGCAAGTGGTAAAGGAAAACTAAGATCTGGTTGGTGCTGTCTGCAGCACTAAGATACCTCAAATTTTTGCCTGGATAGCGACCTCAATTCTTCATTATTAACAAACCGTCTCCCCAGAACTCATGACCACCACTCTTTGGATGCAGAATGAACCGACTATTTTAAAAcgctggttttggttcaaatacaaaactgaaatttttaggttttagttggtcaaaaaaaaaaaaatcttcatatcGAAAACTAAAAAAGTAAACAAGACTCGACTTGATGGTGAAATGTTCGAATTCTTGCCTCAAGACCTGAAGCAGAGTTGGGTAAAAAGCATttggaaattattttattaatcagTAACCTCCGATCAATCATCAATCGGACGAATAATTTGACTATTGATCTAGTTTATCAGGTAGAGAATTCTGAGGACTGAGGGTCTAGCCAGAGTTGCCGCACCAATTTTGGTAATTGCTGAATTATTTGCGCCCAACTCTGACCTGAAGTATGTAGCTTTGAAcgatttttaatgaaaactgAACCCATAATTTTTAGACCTCCTGGGGGTTTGAAGTGGTGGGAGAAGAGGAACTCAAGTGTGAGTCGTCAAAAAGTAAAGTTTGGAGATCTACCTGGGAGACAGGGAGTGGTGCAAATTGGTCTTTTTTGGATAGTGACTTTTTAGGTCTTGTCATTTTACATAAAGTAATTCGATTCTTAGTTTCTATTGTAGTCTTAAGTGCCGGGTTCCGGGAAAATGTCGCAACTTTTCATCCCATCAAGAAAATTGGAATCTCCGAACAAAAAACAAGCATTTCTGGGGCAAAtttattttccaagaaaatggTGCCggatggaaagaaaatattgtaACATAGTaataaattactgtaaaaaataagttttaggTTGTTCACACCACTCATATATACATTGCCGCGAATAAAATCTATCGAAAGAGGGAGAATGTGAGAGATCAGTGCTGATTGGGTCATTTTTGACCTCATTATTCCTTGACTGAAACGCATTGGAGTTCATTTCATAATTCTAATTCTAAGTTTTTCTGACTTTTATTTCTCTCCAGAACGGTATGGAAGTACCTTTATTCTACCATCGTTTCATTTACAATATTCGGGACATATTTTCTTTTAGTGTTTTTTGTCTATAATAATACGCTATTACGTGCTCATTGTTTATAATTGTATATATGTGTCTCAAATTTCTAATCTGGTATCGTAAATCTTGGCTTTCAGgctcagttttttattttcaacaaaatgGTGAGTGATGGTTTTCTGACAGGGTTAGATGCACCTCTAGAGATAGAATTGTCTGTGCCTAGTGACCTGGTAGGGAGCATTATCGGCCGTCAAGGACAAGTAGTCAGAGAGCTTCAACTCCAAACAGGAGTCGTCATCAAAATTCCAAAACAAAGCGAAACCAACAGTAGTGAAGAAACGCCCATCCACATTATCGGCTCCTATTTTTCCACTGTAGTAAGTATCAAgcgatttaaattttcaaaagttgattGCTCTAAAAAATGTCTCGAGTCAAAGATCTAACAGATATGTGAAAAGAATATAAGAGCTCACATTGAATCAGGAAGATCCACGACGTTCAGAGTTTCCTGCACTGCTttgatcagccaatcagagattcAATAGCCAAGTTTTTCACTCTTACAGGAAATAATATGAGAATCGACATTTCTCAGGAACCATTTATAGTTTCTAAAATCTAGCTAAttaatttacacaattattcaCAAATTGACTCTTGAGGATTTTTATGATTCTATTGATGggaaatatatcgatggccaaagtgcataACCACTTATCTCTGTTTGCAACATtccagactttctgtcatacttcattttttccttggaaaactagtcaactaaatttcttgaaaacggccttgatttttcctctatgtTAGCAGATTattctttattaatttcaaACTATTAATggacttatttttctttgaaaaaatcaagtgggatcagaaattttgaaacatcgcaatggggataattaatttaaattaaaaagaaaattaaattttgaaagtttaggCACATCTTTATCCATAAAAATTAAGATTGTGCATGATCCCCACTTTCTAAACTTTGGTCTATTGACCGAAAATTCAGGAACAGCATGCTTGTTCAAATTAATCCATCTCTTTGACTTACAAAATGGAGCTCAAAAAGTTCGATATCGAAGAGCCAAAAATTtctccctgatttttttctgcaggcAAAAAGAGAGAAAGTGCTTCTCATTAGTCACCgaaaacttattatttttctttgttcctCTGAATTTCAGGCAGCTCAGGTAGAAATCCGCTCAATCTTAAGTAATGCACTAGTCCGTCGGAATTTCAGACAAAAGTAGAATGCATCGTGGCAGAATCCGGCATCCTAATTTTGTAGCAACTCTGAAGGAAATGTTTTAGTGGCCTCAAAATCGCCATTCTACTCAAAATTGGTGATTCTATAAACTGTACTAGTCTCTAAGTCATGAGTTTAAGAAGCACCAATCTTCATTTGGAAAGACATTGCTTAACAATCACAGTGCGAGGATGAGCACACTCCTCTCATCAGATAATAGTTTTCAGATTATGTGTTTTAGAAATGAGTTGTTCAGTTTCTTCTGTTAAAATCAAAAGCTTAAGTTTACATGAGCCACTAAGAATTTTATTTTAGCTGTGCGATTTATCTCCTGAAATTATAGTCAGTTATGTGAGGCGATCAAGCCGCTTGAATTGAAAACTTTCCTGGTGCTAATTAGTGcaagatgaaaattgaaatttggggtTTGGGGGTAGAGACTAAGTAAAAAGTGAGACTGTTGCATGATGTTTTAAACAGTAGGGTTTATTGACGTACAAAATTATGGATTTCTCCAGGTTCAACCTGGTTCAATAGCGCAGATTTTTCCCTTCATCATCGCTGGAATCTATTGTTAGTTCAACTGAGTCATTTTGTTGGGAAAAATCTGTAACAATATAATGAGCTGAGCTCATTATGAATCTTAtttaaaagtttattttaattaatgaacCTAAAGCCTCAGTTTTGTGACCTACCCCTGTATTGGTCAGTGTTTAAGTTTGAAAAgcatctatttttattttatttttcgtcacAAATCGTTTTGAAATATTAACGTCCCATTTATCAGATATGAGTTTCTTTGATATTAGTCACGCTTTTGCttctctatcaatttttttaagaaaaaaggaaagctAAATGCATAGTGTTATGTAGCCAATCAGGTTTTTTGTGACTTAGATGAACTAAGGGAAGACTATGCTGTGTAACTGTAAATCTCAGATGAAGAGCAAAGAGTGGTACTGAAAAGAGAATAACCAAGATGAACTTTATCATGTATCACAGTTTTCTCAcaaagtgggaaaaaattgaacgtTTAAATTCGTCTTGACTGCAAAAACTGTATTATTTAAGGATCACCAAATAGGCCTTTGCCatgcttttcttttcttttttgtttttgaatttatttgaaTCTTTTTCATTCTTACCGCTTCTGAGTTGTTTCTTCACAAAaagtgttattatttttatagtAATCaaatatttatctatttatttacttatttttccttAGTGTAATTTATTCTGAATGAATGCTTATCGTTGCGAACTTATTGTTTATGTCCAGGGACTTAATATAGCAATCTGAGTTTCATTCTTATGACTGTGAAATCTTGGATAAATATTGTATAATTTGGTTTGATTTTCGTTTTCTCAGTGATGTTGTAGGCCTTGTCCATGTTGGTCAACTCCCCATGAATTTTTGGTGAACCTCTACAATAGGCTCGGTGCAATCAGTTAAAGGGGCAAGTTTTTACTGAATTGAAAACAGTTCAGTAAAACCATAAATTAAGGATATCCTTGACTGCACTGGATTTGTCAAATTAGTTTTGCCTAAGTTAAGTTTGCCTTTATGCGGATGAATTCCAATTTATGTAGCAAATGAAGGTTACTCGAATTAGTTTAGTTAAATTAGGGGTTTAAAAACAATCAAGcagattgaaaaattaagtttcccaTCCGTAATTTTTGCGAGAATACGTTTTTCTCTTCTTAAAGCAAAAGTCTTGCTTCAATGAATACTAGGTCAAGCTACACCTAAGGATATTCATCATAGGTATATAAAATCTGCTAACTATCCATCCATCACTTTAAggtaattttaagtgaaatagGGACGAGATTTACCACCACATGGTGCGGTTATGTGGTTTGTGCctttgagaagcaataattatcATTACATATATAAGTTAATGCAAGAATCAATAATGTGTAGCAGCATCAATATTAAGTAGAGTGACATCAAATTGGTGAGGATTCATCAAAAGTTGATATCGGACATTATCATAACAGACGTCGTCCATGGACTCGATGTATAAGAGAGAGTTACTATAAAGCTATCTCTCTTTTACATACTGAGTCCATGGACGACGTCTGTTATGGCAGTTGCGgatataaatttttaatgaatcttCACAAATTTGATGTCACTCTACTTAATATTAATGCTGCTACACGTTATGGGTCAGTTTCTTGTATTAACTTGTACATTAGGATAGTTATCGCTTCTTAAAGACACCGTGAGGCAACGCAACTTGGTGGCAGATCTCGTCATTAGATCACTCAGAATCACCCTCAAGAAAATTGAATCAGTTTCCTCCATATCTCGACAACTGTAGCTTCGGTCTAACCATATTTTGCTAAtgtcatttcaaattttatgtcgTAAGTTTCACAATCTCATCACCAGTCTCTGAAACTATTTGAAGATTTGTGTATTATTGTATTTAAAAGACGATTGTATATATCCACTATCTAGTCAGAATTTCAAGCCTCTGGAGCCACTACACAGAGACCCTTGCATTTTATGATAGCCACCTTAATTATTATCTCAAGACTGAATGAGTGGCATAGTCATTGATCTAAAAGTCAAGCCAAACTCTCAACCAATGAAAATGCTTACCTACTGTCTGTTTCTATAGGAAAAAGTGTAATCTAGTTTTCAGTTTCATTCTCACTGGTGTTAAAAGCGACTTTTGACTTTCAACACCCCTAAACCGTGAAAGAAGGGGTATCGATGAAGGCTTTTTTAGGGCCAACCTAAGCTGAATATCCTCCAATCTACAACTTGTTGCTTATCGAAGGTCTATTTTCTACAAAATGCATcgtgatttggtcattttcggtctcttttgaGGTCTAACATTGGCCTAAAAATGGGTCAGtagattttggcgaaaaatgcgagtTTGGCAGAATTTTGGTCGAATGCCAAAAAATCTGCATCTTGTAAATTATTGACCTTCCATGAGCAAAAAGTTGAAGAGTCTAGGAGATTCAGCTAGTAAGTGCCCAAAAACAGCCTTTGTCAAAATCCCTCTTttgtcgtatttttttttatgattatttttatcTTATAAATTTTGTCATgagcttcttcttttttgattcATTGCTGCCTCTTGCAGTTCAGTGTTTCAAATGAAGCTTTTTCACACCTTTCAGACTGAAGTAAACTAAGAAATATTTAGCCGGAAGTTTGATTATTCATTTTCAGCAATTGtagtaattaaaattttgtcctCGGTGATGGGACCTGATAAGAATGAGCTGAAATAAAGGTCAACTATCAGTTAGTTGTGCTTCATGATTTCTTTATCAAAACTTGCCATccaatttgagtcaatttacAATTAGGAAAGATGGCACGATTATTATTCTACCGGATAAAAGCATGGTAGAGAAATCTTGTACTTCCATTTCAGCTTGTCTTGTACTGTctcatgtataaaaaaaaaaaaaaaaaaaaaaacaaaaaaaaaaaaaaaccttttgtaAGGTGCATTAAACCCTACCATTACCAGTTAATGTTCACCTCTCTGCTAGGTAGTAAATAATTCTTGTTGGTGAAACCAGAAAATCATGTATTccaatcttgattttttatggGACCTATCTATTGTACCGtcctttttttaagaaaggaaATACTTTTGCCATCATTTTTAAGGACTGTAAGGTTTCTATTCTGATTTTTGACAATGTTCTTTCCGTAATATTCTTAAATTAGGCTTAAATTGAGGATTTTGTTTTCAGCATCGctcatgaattttctttgctaAAAGTAATGCTTGGAGTGAACCAATAAATTAAAAGGAG is a window from the Bemisia tabaci chromosome 10, PGI_BMITA_v3 genome containing:
- the LOC109044432 gene encoding insulin-like growth factor 2 mRNA-binding protein 2, producing the protein MAAHKNYHRGPRSQMGPGMMYDRSNNFYIQDPDVWYRTSSSFNKNLSKMAYPSSDQIETSYIYIPNSGVSAIIGTRGSQIKHMMKMSGTRIIIPPVEKKVAASTSKRKVTIVGPPHCHYRAQFFIFNKMVSDGFLTGLDAPLEIELSVPSDLVGSIIGRQGQVVRELQLQTGVVIKIPKQSETNSSEETPIHIIGSYFSTVAAQVEIRSILSNALVRRNFRQK